In Buchnera aphidicola (Kaburagia rhusicola ensigallis), the following are encoded in one genomic region:
- the dksA gene encoding RNA polymerase-binding protein DksA, with translation MQKEKDKKVSSLSILFMAGVQPYENKKNEKYMNTKQINHFKKILLAWITQLKNDIPKKKLYTQEKTTNFPDPIDRAVQEEEFSFELRHRDRERKLIKKIEKTLKKVEENDFGYCESCGVEIGIRRLEARPTADLCIDCKTLAEIRKKQILG, from the coding sequence ATGCAAAAAGAAAAAGATAAAAAAGTATCTTCCTTGAGTATACTATTTATGGCAGGAGTGCAACCTTATGAAAATAAAAAAAACGAAAAATATATGAATACCAAACAAATCAATCACTTTAAAAAAATTCTTCTTGCTTGGATTACTCAGTTAAAAAACGACATACCTAAAAAAAAATTGTACACACAAGAAAAAACTACAAATTTTCCAGATCCAATTGATCGTGCTGTGCAAGAAGAAGAATTTAGCTTCGAATTGCGCCATCGAGATAGAGAAAGAAAATTAATAAAAAAAATAGAAAAAACTTTAAAAAAAGTAGAAGAAAACGATTTTGGATATTGTGAATCATGTGGAGTAGAAATTGGAATACGTAGATTAGAAGCAAGACCTACTGCTGATTTATGTATAGACTGCAAAACATTAGCAGAAATTAGAAAAAAACAAATATTAGGATAA